The following nucleotide sequence is from Anabaena sphaerica FACHB-251.
CAAGTCAGGCAGATAGAAGAAAATCAGGAAGAAGAGTTATCATTATTATCCAATAAGCCCGCTGTGCTGATATCAAGTTCTGTCCTAGAGTAAAATAGCGATCGCCCCTCTTGTAGAGTTACATTTTATTAACGCATCTTTTTTAGTTGCATGAGAGTGATACCTTCGGTAAGCTAACGGCATATTTTTAGATTGATGCGATCGCATAAGATAAACTATAGGAGTGCGATCGCCCTATTTCATCTTCATAACTCCTCACATATTTATTTCCCACCTTTCACACCGCTAATTTTCAAAACATCAGCCATATTTGCACAGTAATTAGGTAAATTGAAACTACTAGGATTAATAGCATTAGCATAGCTAAAATGACGATAATTCATACAGAATCTATCCCATGCAGCCATTTGAATATTAAACAATTTAATAATCACATTAGCCAAACCTAAAGATAGAGGAATGCGGAAGTAAATCTTTTTCTTTAAATAAGCGCAAACTTCCTCTATTGCTTGATTAGCAGTTAATGAAGATTGACCTAAAACAAATCTTCTTGGATCTCCTGCTTGTGGTGGATAATCAATTAAATACTGTATAACTGTAGCAATATCTTTACCATGAATAAAGTGAAAACTGCCATCCGCTTGTAAAAAACGAATGATATTAATATAGTTAGTAACTTCGGGAATGCCTGTTGTGACAGCGGAATAAGGTTTGTTGTCATCACCACCTAAAACAATGGTCGGAAAAACGGTGGTAATTTTGGGAAAGATAGCTAAATTTTCGATTTTATGTAAACATTCATATTTAGAACGGATATAATCTGTACCGATTTCTCCTGCTTCTTTGAGTGGGTGATTTTCATGATTTAAAACACTCGCTGTCGAGAAATAAATTACCTGTTCACATCTTTCAGGATTTAACAAACTCATTAATTCTAGAGTTTTGGAAACATTGATATCAAAAATACCCTCACCACCCCAAGAAGTAGCTGTTAAAACAGCGATATCAATGGTTTTGAGTAAATTAGAGAATTTACCAATTTCTTGCATATCACCCTGTAAAATGGTGATTCCTGGACGTGCTGTAGTGTCTACTTGGAGTTTATTTGGGTTTCTCACCAGCAAATAAAGTTCGTGATTAGTGTTTTCAATTAAGGCTTCGCTGATATAGTGACCGATACAGCCGCTTGCACCTGTGATTAAAATCCGTTTTTTAGTCATGAAATTTGATGTTTTGGTTGTTATTTAATAATTAATGTAATTTGAAAAAGTTCAATAATGGGCTTCACAAATCCTAAGATGTTTCCTCATCTGCGTTTATCTGCGTTTAATAAAAATCAGGTGGGCATTTTGCCCACCTAACAAACTAAACCAAAGCGTTGAGATTTTTGGCAGTCTCAAAGAAGAAAGCGACATTTTCTTCTGGTGTTTCTGGTAGTACACCATGTCCGAGATTGAGGATGTGTCCCCAGTTACCGGCTTTGCGAACGGTGTCCAAAACGCGATCGCGGATAAATTCTTTAGAACCAAATAACACACCCGGATCAAGATTACCCTGTACTTTTACGTGCTTACCTAATCTTGCTCTGGCATCTGCCATATCTACTGCCCAGTCTACAGTAATGATATCTGCACCAGAAGCAGGCATTCTTTCTAAAAGTCCGGCACTACCTGTCACCAGCAAAATTAATGGTGTGTCAGGATGAGTTGCTTTGACTTTCTCAAACACCATTTTTTGGTAAGGTAGAGCAAAGGTATCATAATCTTGGGGGCTTAATTGTCCCGCCCATGAATCGAACATCTGCACCACTTGAGCGCCACAGTCAATCTGATAGCGCACATAATCAGCAATGGAATCAGCTAATTTAGTTAGTAGCTGATGCAGAATAGTCGGATCTGAGAAGGCCATGTTTTTGATGATGGAATAGGTTTTAGAACCTTTACCTTCCACCGCATAAGCAGCTAATGTCCAAGGTGCGCCAACAAAGCCTAACACTGTTGATTGATTGCCTACTTCTTTCCGCAACGATTGTAAAATCGTTTTAATAAACGGCAGTGCTGTTTCTGGATCTAGGGGACGCAGTTTTTCAATTTGCTCTTGAGTGCGTATGGGCGAATAAATAATCGGTCCCTTCCCTTCCGCAATATCCATGTCAATCCCCATACCTGGTAAGGGGGTGACAATATCGGAAAATAAAATAACTCCATCGGGTTGGAAAGCTCTCCAGGGCTGGAGGGAAACTTCGATCGCTACTTCTGGAATTTCTGAGCGATCGCGGAATGAAGGATATTTCTCCCTTAAATCCCGATATGCTTTCATGTAGCGTCCCGCTTGTCGCATCATCCATACAGGGGGACGATCTACTTGTTCACCACGTGCAGCCCGAAGGAGGAGAGGAGCCGTTGAGGAAACACCCATTTAACACTTCATCCTAAGTCACTTTCATATTTCACTGTTTAGCTTATCATCCCCAGATTACGCTTTATCAACACATCTCAAAAGCTCTTAGGATTGCTTTACTTAACTTAATAAAACGTTAAGAAGTGAAAAGTCAGGAGTCACAATGTTTGTTATTTTTCACCCCAAATCACTTCTAATCGGTCTTGAGCTTCTTTTAAAGCAGATTCAGCAGAAGATTTACCTAATAATGTGGCTTCAATTGCTCTACCTAAACTATCAGAAATGCGACTATATCCGGCTATAATTGGACGAGAACCAGCTACAGACATTTGCTCTACAAACACTTTTAACCAAGGTCTTGATTTGAGGTATTCTTGATATTCTTGACTTTGAGCAGATGTGATATTTACAGGTAAAAATCCTGTACCTATTGCCCATTCTGTTTGAAATTCCTCACTCAAAACAAATTCTAAGAATTTGAGTGCTGCTTTTTCTCGTTCTGGCGTGGTTTTCATCACAAAAATATTGCCAGTAGCTGTAACAGTCGATGGACTGATATCAGCAGGTATTGGGAAGACCTTGTAATCAACTTTAGACCTAGTAATATAAGTCCAAGGGCCTGTAATTTGCATTGCTACACGACCGCTCAGAAAACCATCTTCTTCATAACCTCTTTCTGGGGAAGAAAGTATTGCTGATCCATCTTTTAACAGGTCTTCCCAGAATTTTAAAGCAGTAATAGCACCTGCATTTGTTAAATTTGGATGGTTATTAGTTACTACTTCACCTCCAGCACTTAATAAAAAGGGAAACCAACTAAAAACAGTCCATTCTCCCTTTCCTAAAGGTAGTAACATTCCGTATTTTTCCGGTCGTTTATCACCGTTTTTATCAATAGTTAATTTTTTGGCAACCTGTCTAAGTTCTTCCCAAGTTCTAGGGGTTTGGGTAATTCCTGCCGCTTTAAAAAGATCAGGACGGTAAAAAATACCCATATTCGCAGTGTATAATGGGATAGACCACAGGCGACCGTCTAGTTTTAATTCTGTCAAGGAGTTGGGACTAACTTCTGACTTGATGGGTAGGTTATTCCACCAATCATCTAAAGGTCGAATTGCTCCTAGTTCCACAAACTGACCGGTTATTTGTGGGTAAAATGACAAGATATCTGGAGAGGAATTACCTACAACTGCTGTTAATACTTTTGGCAATTGTTGTTCCATTTCTCCTGCAAAAACAGATTCTACTTGAATATTAGAATGAGTTTGATTAAATTTATCTACTAATTTGTTGAAAACATCACGATTTGCGGGGGGATTAATTCCTTGCCACAGAGTTAGATGAATTACACCTTGATCTTTTTGTAATCCAGTTTGACAACTAGATAATATTAGACAGAGAAGCAAGATAATTGCCAAAAATGATATTTGCCAATTATAAGTAATCAACTGCCTGCGAATAAATATGATTAATGATGGTAAAACAGGAATTTTCATGATATTAATTTTTGAATAAGATGAAGGTAATCATCTAAAATATCCTTAATTGTTTAGGTTGATTTCTAAATTTTTCATAAATTATATGAAATCGTAATTTTTTTGGTTTTACTCAAATTAACAAAGTAAACCTAACATAGTATGATAACTTACGTAGAGTTTATTTTTGCAAAAAAAATTATGGTGAAATTCCCTACCCCTGTATTTTTAAGTAACTATCTGCAAAATACATTTAACTTAAAAGAGCATTTACAGGAATTTTTGCATTTAGATCCATCAGCGTTGGAGATGCAATTAGAAACAAAGCAGCAAGAAATGATAGACTTAGGTAACAAAGATTTTGATTGGGATCAAGTCAGTAGTTTTTATAGTGACAAGGTAGGAGAGCTTTACTTATTTGAACTTGGTGCATGGCATCTAACTAGTCATGAGTATATTAGTGATACTTTACGCTTAATAGCAGATAAAGCTCAAGGTCGAGTGCTGGACTTTGGTGGTGGTATCGGTACTCATACTCTTGGTGCTGCTCTTTGTCCTCAAGTTGAACAAGTAATTTATTGTGATCTTAATCCTGTTAATACAGATTTTGTAAAATATCGGGCTGAAAAAATGGGTTTAGAACACAGAATTGTGTACTATTCGCAAATGCCTGATGATGAGAAATTCGATACAATTTTATCCTTTGATGTTATAGAACATTTACCGAACCCTAGTCAGCAGTTATTAAAGTTTCATCAAGCCCTAACATCTCAAGGTAAAGTCATTCTCAATTGGTATTTCTTTAAGGGTTTTAATCAAGAATATCCCTTTCATCTAGATGATCCTCAAGTAATAGACTTGTTCTTTGAAACCCTGAATAAGCACTTCTTAGAGGTCTTTCATCCTTATCACATTACGACACGTTGCTATCGTCAAGCCATAGTTTAATGAGAATGAATCAATGATAATTCCAAAATACAAATTATTATTTATATCTACTCCTGTGGGTGCGATAGGTACAGGTGTTGGAGGTGGTGTCGAACTGACACTATTTAACATTACCCAAGAGATGAAACGACGAGGACACAAAATAGAAATCATCGCCCCAAATGGGTCTGTTATGCAGCCATTTACTGTGACAGAAATTGCTGGAGAATTACAGATACCAGGACAAACTCAAACTCGTGATAGCCCAATTACTATGCCAAAAAATTCAGTTTTGGCAAATATGTGGGATTATGCTCGGCAAGTGCAATCAAATTATGATTTGATTGTTAATTTTGCCTATGATTGGCTACCTTTGTATTTAACATCATTTTTCCAGATTCCCATCGCTCATCTGATTAGTATGGGTTCTTTAACAGATGCTATGGACTCAATTATTGAGGA
It contains:
- a CDS encoding NAD-dependent epimerase/dehydratase family protein — encoded protein: MTKKRILITGASGCIGHYISEALIENTNHELYLLVRNPNKLQVDTTARPGITILQGDMQEIGKFSNLLKTIDIAVLTATSWGGEGIFDINVSKTLELMSLLNPERCEQVIYFSTASVLNHENHPLKEAGEIGTDYIRSKYECLHKIENLAIFPKITTVFPTIVLGGDDNKPYSAVTTGIPEVTNYINIIRFLQADGSFHFIHGKDIATVIQYLIDYPPQAGDPRRFVLGQSSLTANQAIEEVCAYLKKKIYFRIPLSLGLANVIIKLFNIQMAAWDRFCMNYRHFSYANAINPSSFNLPNYCANMADVLKISGVKGGK
- the hemE gene encoding uroporphyrinogen decarboxylase, with amino-acid sequence MGVSSTAPLLLRAARGEQVDRPPVWMMRQAGRYMKAYRDLREKYPSFRDRSEIPEVAIEVSLQPWRAFQPDGVILFSDIVTPLPGMGIDMDIAEGKGPIIYSPIRTQEQIEKLRPLDPETALPFIKTILQSLRKEVGNQSTVLGFVGAPWTLAAYAVEGKGSKTYSIIKNMAFSDPTILHQLLTKLADSIADYVRYQIDCGAQVVQMFDSWAGQLSPQDYDTFALPYQKMVFEKVKATHPDTPLILLVTGSAGLLERMPASGADIITVDWAVDMADARARLGKHVKVQGNLDPGVLFGSKEFIRDRVLDTVRKAGNWGHILNLGHGVLPETPEENVAFFFETAKNLNALV
- a CDS encoding ABC transporter substrate-binding protein — translated: MKIPVLPSLIIFIRRQLITYNWQISFLAIILLLCLILSSCQTGLQKDQGVIHLTLWQGINPPANRDVFNKLVDKFNQTHSNIQVESVFAGEMEQQLPKVLTAVVGNSSPDILSFYPQITGQFVELGAIRPLDDWWNNLPIKSEVSPNSLTELKLDGRLWSIPLYTANMGIFYRPDLFKAAGITQTPRTWEELRQVAKKLTIDKNGDKRPEKYGMLLPLGKGEWTVFSWFPFLLSAGGEVVTNNHPNLTNAGAITALKFWEDLLKDGSAILSSPERGYEEDGFLSGRVAMQITGPWTYITRSKVDYKVFPIPADISPSTVTATGNIFVMKTTPEREKAALKFLEFVLSEEFQTEWAIGTGFLPVNITSAQSQEYQEYLKSRPWLKVFVEQMSVAGSRPIIAGYSRISDSLGRAIEATLLGKSSAESALKEAQDRLEVIWGEK
- a CDS encoding class I SAM-dependent methyltransferase, with amino-acid sequence MVKFPTPVFLSNYLQNTFNLKEHLQEFLHLDPSALEMQLETKQQEMIDLGNKDFDWDQVSSFYSDKVGELYLFELGAWHLTSHEYISDTLRLIADKAQGRVLDFGGGIGTHTLGAALCPQVEQVIYCDLNPVNTDFVKYRAEKMGLEHRIVYYSQMPDDEKFDTILSFDVIEHLPNPSQQLLKFHQALTSQGKVILNWYFFKGFNQEYPFHLDDPQVIDLFFETLNKHFLEVFHPYHITTRCYRQAIV